TACGCGAAGCTGAAGACCGCCCCGAGCTTGCTGGCGGCAACGGCTGAATTGAGGGCGACCAGCCAGCGACGCGCGGCCGACGGCAAGCCGGTCTTCGCCGGCCTCCGCGGCGGCATCAACCGCCTCATCACAGCACTCGAAGCCGACCTGATCGCCCGAGGCGTCGAGATCCACCGCTCGGCACCAGTCCGCCGAATCACGCGCACCACCACAAGCGCCGCCGCCGCCGCCTCGTCCGGGACGGGGACGCCGGGCGGAACCGGCACCCACGGCGCCGCTGGCACGGCCGTGTCGTCCGGGAGCGCGAGCGGGACCTCGGGAACGCCCGGCGGGGCCGGGGACCGGCTGGTGTACGAACTAGAGGCCGGTCCCGTCCCCGCGCCGCGGTTCTTTCACGCTGATGCTGTGATCGTTGCCACGCCGGCCTCGCCCGCGGCGCGGATGTTGGCTGGGTTGGTGCCTGCGGCGTCGACCGAGCTGTCCGCTATCCAGTACGCGAGTATGGCGATCGTCACGCTCGCGGTGCGGAAGGCCGATTGGCCCGATCAGGCGAGCGGATCCGGCTTTCTCGTGCCGTCCGACGAGGGCCGCACGATCAAGGCGGCGACCTACTCGCACGCCAAGTGGCAGTGGTCGTCCGAGGCCGGTGGTGAGCTCGCTGTACTGCGGTGCTCGGTGGGGCGGCTCGGTGAGGAGTACGTGCTGCAGCGGTCCGACGAGGAGTTGACCGCGCTCGCGGCCGCCGATCTGCGCAAGGCGGTCGGGCTCGGCGCGCCGGTCGTCGGGGCGCTCGTGAGTCGCTGGGGCGGCGGTCTTCCGCAGTACGCCGTGGGCCATCTCGACCGGGTCGACCGCGTGGAAGCGGCCGTCGCCGGGGAGCCGGGGCTGGCGGTGTGCGGTGCGGCGTACAGAGGTGTCGGGATCGCGGCGTGCGTCGCCTCGGGGGGCCGGGCGGCAACCCGGGTGCGGGCTCACCTGGACGCATTGGCGACAATGGGTTCGTGACCGACGCGAACCAGCCCGAGAGCAGCACGCCCGCGAAGCCGAAGGCCCGCGAGCTGAACAACGTGATCCGCTACACGATGTGGTCGGTCTTCAAGGTGGAGACGCCGCTCGGTGACGCCGATCGCGCCGAGCTGGCCGCCGAGCTGACCGAGCTGGTCGGCAAGCTGGCGGCCGACGACGTGGTGATCCGCGGCTGGTACGACGTGGAGGGCCTCCGCGCGGACGCCGACTTCATGGTCTGGTGGCACGCGCCGACGTCGGACGTGCTGCAGACGGCGTACCACGCGCTGCGCCGGTCGCGGCTCGGGCGGCACCTGGCGCCGATCTGGTCGCAGCTCGCGCTGCACCGGCCGGCGGAGTTCAACAAGAGCCACATCCCGGCGTTCCTGGCCGACGAGGAGGCGCGTGGGTACATCTGCGTGTATCCGTTCGTCCGGTCGTACGAGTGGTACCTGCTGCCCGACGAGGAGCGTCGCCACATGCTCGCCGAGCACGGCAAGATGGCGCGCGGGTACGCCGACGTACGGGCCAACACGGTCGCGTCGTTCGCGCTCGGGGACTACGAGTGGATCCTGGCCTTCGAGGCCGACGAACTGCACCGGATGGTCGACCTGATGCGCGACCTGCGCGCGTCGACGGCCCGGCGGCACGTGCGTGAGGAAGTCCCGTTCTACACCGGCAAGCGAACCGAGCTCGGCGAGCTGGTCGCGAACCTCGCCTGACATGGAACGCAAGGCCTTTCCCGTCCTGTACGTCGGCAACGTCCGCCGCGCGGTCGACTTCTACGCGCTGCTGGGCTACGAGCAGACCTACCAGTTCCCGCTCGAGGGCGACCCGCACTACGTCGGCCTCGAACGCGGCGAGTCGTCACTCGGCCTGGCCGACACCAACTGGCCCGAGGCCCAGCTCGGCATCACCGTCGGCACGGCGCCGCGCTTCGAGCTGTTCGTGTACGTCGACAACGTCGAGACCCAGGTCGAGTCCCTGCGCGCCGCCGGCTACACGATCGTCCAGGAACCGGCCAACATGCCCTGGGGTGAACGCCAGGCCTACGCCTTCGACCCCGACGGCAACCCCGTAGCCCTCGCCACCCCGATCTGAGGGGGAGGGGAGGGCCGCTCTCGGCGGGCAAGGCCGGTTCCGGCTGACGACCTACGAACGCCCTACCGGGGTCAGAGCTGGGCGCTGAGTTCGATGTTGATGTCGTCCGGGTCCTGGAACGACAGGATGGCGGCGCCCATCTCGGTCAGGTCGGTGACCTCGCCGCGCGGGATGCCGGCCTCGTCCAGAGCCGTCGCCGCCTTCTCCAGGTCCGCGCGCGACGAGACGCCGAAGCTCAGGTGGTCCAGCCCGGTGCGGTCGGCGTCGAACTCCTCCGCGCCGACCGGGCGCAACCCGAACAGCGCACCCTGCGGCGTCTGGTACACGCACCCGCCGTACAACCGGGCCGGATCGTCGCGAACCCCCGGCTCGTTCACCGCGGCGGACTCGTCCGCCGCCACCGGCCAGCCGAACACCTGGTCGTAGAACGCCTTCGACCGGACGATGTCGGTGACCGTCAGCCGGACATGGGCGAAACCTTCACTCTGCACGATTGCCATGGCCCGCCGGTACCCCGGCGGACCGATGGCAACCTCAGGCCTCGGCCAGCGTCAGGCTGATCGAGTTGATGCAGTAGCGCAGGTCCGTCGGCGTGCCGTAGCCCTCGCCCTCGAAGACGTGGCCGAGGTGGGAGCCGCAGTTGGCGCAGCGGACCTCGACCCGCTTCATGCCGAGGGCGGTGTCCTCGATGTACTCGACGCGCTCCTCGGCGAGTGGGGCGAAGAACGACGGCCAGCCGCAGTGCGAGTCGAACTTGGTCTCGCTGCGGAACAGCTCCGCGTCGCACGCCCGGCACTTGTACACACCGACGGTCTTGGTGTCGGTGTACTCACCGGTGTACGGCCGCTCGGTGCCGGCCTTGCGCAGTACCTGGTACTCCGCGGGGGACAGCTGCGCGCGCCACTCCTGGTCGGTCTTGTCGATCGCGTACTGCTTGGTGCCGTCGGTCACGGTGCCCGTACCTCCTCAGGTCAAGGAGCCGGTTCCCCGGGGGAAACCGGCTCCTTTTCATTATCGGCGGCCGGGCAAGCGAAACCCCGTCCGGGGGCCTGGTGTCAGCGCCCCGTAATCACCGGTACCAGGACGGCAGCGGGATCAGCCGCACCACCTGCGGGTCGTGGTCGGAGATCTGGTCGGGGAACTCCGCGTTCATGTGCACCACGTCGTACGACGACGCCGGCTGCAGGTTCCGCGACATCAGGATCTGGTCGAGGATCTGGCTGTTGCCCTCGAACACGTAGCTGTACCGCTCCTTGGCGGGCAGCGTGCGCGGCAGATCGATCAGCGACGTCTTGCCGGAGCCGACCAGGATGTCGGTGGTCCGGCTGAAGTCGAAGTCGTTCAGGTCGCCGAGCACGACCACGTTGGCGCCGCGGTCCTTGGCCAGCAGCTGGTCGACGAAGGTCCGCACCGACTGCGCCTGCTGGTGCCGCTTCGGCGCCGAGCTCTGGACCGGCGGCTGGACCCGGCCCCAGAGCGGGTCGTCGCCGCCCTTGGAGCTGAAGTGGTTGACCACCACGAACAGCGACTGGCCGAGCCAGGTGAACTCGCCCGCGAGCGGCACCCGGGTGGCCTCCCAGGCCGGGTTGGCCGGGTCGACGCGACCGGGCGACGAGCTCAGGTGCGGCCGGCCGAACCGGTCGGTGGTGATCGTGGTCCCCACCGTGGAGCCGCCGCCCGCGCGGTCGACGAACTTGACCGGCCGGTCGGTGCGGTACATGAACGCGACCCGGATGTTGCCGCCCGGCTCGCCGCCTTCCTTGCCGTCGACCGGGTCGATCTGCCGCCAGGCGTACTTCGGGCCGCCGGCCTTCCGGATCGCCGCGGCCAGCGTGTTCAGCGTGACGTCCGCGGCGGTCGTCCCGGAGTTGGTCGCGCCGTCGTTGTCCTGGACCTCCTCGAGGCCGATGATGTCCGGCGACGCGAGGTTGTGCACGACCGCCTGGGCGAGGCCGTCGAACTTGGCGGCGCCGTCGGACGGGTCGAGGTTCTCCACGTTGAACGTCGCGACCGAGACCTGCAGGAGCGACGACGGCGTGGTCTTCTCGCGCTTCAGCGGACCGGGTACGACGGTCGGCGTCTGCGTGACCAGGAACTTGAAGTTGCCGAACCCGTAGTCCAGGACCCCGGTCACGGTCCCTGCGAGCGTGTCACCGGTCTTCGCGTCCGGCACCGGAGCCAGTACGTCGTCCAGCAGCACCCGCTCGGGGTTGCTGTCGTTCTTCTGCAGCAGGATCCCGCCGCGGACCGTCCGCAGCCCGGACCCGGCCGGAACCACCGACAGCTCGCGGAACGAGCTGGTCGGCCCGGTCACCTGCGGCTTGTCGATGCCGAGCCACATGCCCTCGAGCGACTCCCAGAAATCGAGCCCGTCGGTGGCCGGCTGGAACGTGCCGGTCGTCTCGACGTCGCCGTTCGAGTCGTCGTCGATCACCGTCGACGGCGGAACCCGCCCGCCCGGACCGACGATGGCCGGTGCGGGGATCGCGGCACCGGACCTGATGATCGTGACGGCCGGGTTGGTCAGCTCGGTGGTGGTCAGGTTGTCGCTGCCGCCCGATCCGCCCGGGCGGAACTCGGCGACCGTGCCCTGGACCGAGACCTCGTCGCCGACGGTCACGTTCGGCGCCGAGCTGGTGAAGACGAACAGGCCCTCACTGGTCGCCGGGTCGTCGTCCGGCGCGGTGTCCTGGAACCAGAACCCGTTGCCGCTCCTGGCGGTGACCACACCGGTGACGTCGCGAACGAGCTTGCCGTTCAGCGGCGACAGGTGCGCGGCGCCCTGGATCTCGTGGATCTTCGCCGGGATCGGGTCCTCGGCCGGCGGCGCGGAGGTCAGCGTCTTCGGCGACGGGTTCGCGGACTCGAACTCCGAGGAGTTGTTGTCGGCGTCCTTCGCCGGGTCCTTGCGGGTCGCCGACGTGGTGTTCGACAGCCCGGGCGCCGCGGCCGTCTCGAAGTCGTTGGCGGCGCCGTACCCGACGAAGTCGATCACGCCGGGCGCGGTGGCGCAGCCCGTCGCGCACGCCAGGGACGTCACCGAGTTCACGAGCGCGACCTTGCCGGACGCCGCGGACATGTTCACGGTGCCGGTCGCGTCGGGCGCGGGCATCGGCTGGCCGTTGGCCCCGCCGGACGCGCCCTGCGCGACGTAGACACCACCGGGCGCGATCGAGCCGGACAGCGTGATCTTGTTCGCCCAGGAGGTTCCGGCGGCCGCCGCGTACTGGATCGACCAGCCGGTCAGGTCGACCGGGGCGCTGCTGTTGTTGGTCAGCTCGACGAAGTCGTTCGTGTACGACGCGCCGGAGTTGCCGCCACCGCCGTACACCTCGGTGATGACCACGGTGGAGGAGGCGGCCTGGGCCGGGGCGGCCGCGACGGCGACCACTCCGGTCAGGACGAGAGACGATGTGACCACGAGGGCGCCCAGGCGGCGCCGTGATCGGTTCTGGGCAGACATGTGGCGGATTCTCACACCCGTAACGGACCTCGCCAAGGCCCAACACGTGAACAGCTGGTACGCCGTGGAACGCGAGGGTGATCATGCACCCGGCGGTCAGTGGTCGAGGGCAAGCAAACGATAGACCTCGAGCGGCTCGGCCTTGCCCTTCAGGCTGATCGGCCCGAGCGACTCGGTCACCGCATCGGGCAGCAGCGCCTTCGTCGCGGGCCCGATCGCGACGCCGCCGCCGGGCGCCTTGCCCTCGATCCGGCTGGCCACGTTGACGGTGTCGCCGATCACCGTGTGCGTCCGGCCACCCTCCGTGCCCAGCAGGCTGACCGACGCGATGCCCGTGTTGATCCCGACCCGGAACCGCGGCCAGTCCGGGTGCTCGGCGCGCACCTTCTCGGCCGCCACCTGCAAGGCGAGCCCGGCCGCGGCCGCCAGCCGGGCGTGGTCGGGCTGGTCGCCGCGCTTGTTGAAGGTGACCATCAGCGCGTCGCCGATAATTCGGTCCACCTCGCCGCCGTGCCGCCCGACGACCGGCGGGACGACGACCTCGAAGTACGTGTTCAGCATCGCGGTCACCTCGTCCGGCTCGTGCTGCTCGGAGAACGTGGTGAACCGCATCAGGTCCGCGAACAATACGGACAGTTCGCGCCGCCCGGCCACGGTGCCGGCGACGTACAGGTCGGAGAAGCGCTCCTCGTACCACTGGATCCGTACGCCGGCCACGACCAGCACGAACGCGGCGAGCAGCAGCAGGTGCCACTCCCACCACGACAGCGCCCAGTTCCGCGCGAAGACCAGCGCGAGCATCGCCTCGGCCAGCAGCACGAACGCCGACACCAGGGAGAGCAGCATCAGCGACGGCCGCGCGGACCACATCCGCAGGTAGCGCGCGGCCGCGACGCCGTACAGCAGGACGGTCGGTACGGCGAGCGCGGTGAGGATGCCGTCGGCAACTTCCGGTACGGCGGTGTCGTGCAGCGGCGGAAGTTGGGTGACCGAGGCAACGGCCCACAGCGCCATCAGCACCAGCAGCCCGGCCCGGATCCGCCGGCCGCGCCGCATCCACGCGACCGACCGCTCGCCCTCGAACCGCAGGCTCGACAGCACCGCGCCCACCGATCCGGCCGCGACCCCGACCGGCGTCGCGAGCACGAACCCGGCGTTCGGCGTACTGAGCAGCACGCCCGGCGTCGCCAGCGCGTGCAACGCGAGGAACCCGGCCGCCGCCAGGAACGCCAGCGACACCAGCAGCACCCGGGGATCTCCACGCCGCAACGCGGCCGAACCCATCGCCTGAGCCAGTACGGCGCTCAGCGCGGCGGTCAGCAGCACCAGCCAGAAGTGCGACGGGTGATGCTCCCAGTGCACGTCCAGCCTCGGTGCCCGCAGCAGCAGGAAGAGCGCGACGAGCGGCACCAGCAGGGCGGCAGCCGTCAACACGACCATCGCTACGGAGTACATGAAGCGGGGTGGGGTCGGGGGAGCGTCAGCCATCGGAGGCGGCCTGCTCGGCGATGCGCACGGCCTTGAGGTGCTCGTGGACCTGCGACACGACGACCGAACCCTCGCCGACCGCAGACGCGACCCGCTTCACCGACCCGCACCGCACATCACCGACCGCGAACAGTCCCGGGACCGTCGACTCGTACGGCTGCGGCGTCCGCGACGAGTTCCACAACCCCGACGCGATCGCGTCCGCGCCTGCGGCGACGAACCCGTGGTCGTCCCGTCCGACCGCGGCCGGCAGCCATCCGGTCCGCGGTTCCGCGCCGATCATCACGAACAACCCGTCGGCGGCGAGCACCTCCTCCGCGCCGGTGTCGCGATCGCGCAAGGTGACCTGCTCCAGCCGCCCGTCGCCGCCGCCGTCGACGACCTCGCTGGACGCCCGGACGGCGATGTTGGGCGCCGCGTCGATCACATCGATCAGGTACTGCGACATGGTGGCCGACAGCTCCGGCCCGCGAACCACCAGCGTCACCTGACGGCAGTACCGGGCCAGATGGATGACGGCCTGCCCGGCCGAGTTGCCGCCGCCCACCACACACGCGTCCAGCCCGGTCAGCCCGTGCGCCTCGGAAACACTGGCGCCGTAGTACACCCCGGCTCCGGTCAGCGCTTCCAGGGCCGGTACGCCGAGCCGCCGGTACGACACGCCGCTCGCCAGCACCACCGCCTTGGCCGACACCTCGCCGACTCCCTCGATCTCGGCGGTGAAGACGTTGTCCAGAGCATCGAGTTTCACGACCTCCCGCATCAGCGCGAAGTGCGCCCCGAACACCCACGCCTGCTGGTACCCGCGCTGCGCGAGTTCCGACCCGCTGATCCCGCGGGAGAACCCGAGGTAGTTGCGGATCAACGAGCTCGTCCCGGCCTGACCGCCGATCGCCTCCCGCTCGACGACCAGCGTGCGCAGCCCTTCGGACGACGCGTAGACCGCCGTCGCCAGCCCGGCCGGCCCGCCGCCGATCACCAGGACGTCGAAGTCGCGCTGCTCGTCGTCCAGCGTCGTCGAAACGCCCCACGCCTCGGCGATCTCCACGTCGGTCGGATCGTGCAGCACGGTCCCGCCGATCGCGGGCATCCACACCACGACGCCGTCGCCGGGATCGGGCTCACCGATCTCGGCCAGCACGAGGTCCGCGTTCGCGGTCCCGGTCGCGCGGAACGCGCTCGGGATCCCGTTGCGTCCGAGCAGCGCCTGGATCGCGTGCCCGCGCGCGGACCGCTCGTCGGCGACCACGACCACCTCGCGCAGGTTCGCGACCTCGTTGCGCGACCACTCCTGGACGAACTCCGCGACCGTGCGGTGGAACAGCTCGTCGTGCCCGATCCACGGCTTCAGCACGTAGTAGTTGATGTCGCCCTTCGACATCGCGGCCAGGATCGCCGCGGCCGTGGTCCGCTCGGCCCACGCACCCCACGGGATCGTCAGCGCGCGGCGCGCGTCGGGGTGCGCCTCGCGCGCCGTGGCCAGGACGGCGGCCCGCTCGTCGTCCGGCAGCTCGTGATCGACCAGTACGACGGCCACCCGCTGCTCGAGCTCGTGCGCCAGGTCCAGGCAGTGCAGCGCGGCGGCGGCCGTCAGCTCGCCGCGCACTCTGAAGTCGACGCCGAAGCTGCGTTCGAGCTCGTTCTCGATCCGGTCCAGCCGCAACGGATCACGGTCGACGACGAGCAGCAGCGGCCGCGCCTCGCGAAGGCTCGACCGTACGCCGGGTTCCCCACCCATGGATCGACGGTAAGTCCGGGGTCCGCGGCGCGGCAATGGACAAAACGTTTGATCACCGGCCCTGCCCGCCCCAGTGGGACAGGGCCGGTGATCAAGTACAACGAGCAGCCGGCTACGACGAGGTCGCGGCTTGGTTGCTGTCGGCGATCAGTTGACGCTCACCCCGGACCAGGCCGCGGCGACGGCGGTGCGCTCCGGGCTCGAGGCGCCGTACAGGTCGGTGGCCGCGTTCAGCGTCGCGGTCCGGGCCTGCGCGTACGTCGTACCGGTGGTCATGTAGGTCGTCAGCGCCCGGTACCAGATCTTGCCGACCTTGTCCTTGCCGATGCCCTGCAGCGTGGTGCCGTTGCAGGTGGTCGAGTCGTGCGGCAGTCCGCCGAACGTCTTGGGCCCGGTGCCCTCGGCGAGCAGGTAGGCGAAGTGGTTCGCGACGCCCGAGGAGTAGTGCACGTCGATGTTGCCGATGCCGGAGTACCAGCAGTCCTTGGACTGGCCGTCCTTGCTCGGCTTGTCCATGTACCGCAGCGCCGGGCGGTCCTTGAGGATCTCCTCGCCGATGTAGTAGTCGCCCGGGTCGGCGGTGTTGTTCGCGGAGAACTCGACCAGCGTGCCGAAGATGTCGCTGGTGGCCTCGTTCAGGCCGCCGGACTCGCCGGAGTACGTGAGGTTCGCGGTCGCGGTGGTGACGCCGTGGGACATCTCGTGCCCGGCGACGTCGATCGAGACCAGCGGGCCGGCCACCACGCCGTCGCCGTCGCCGTACGTCATCTGCTTGCCGTCCCAGAAGGCGTTCACGTAGTTCGTGCCGTAGTGCACGCGGCTCGGGACACCCTTGCCGTCGTTGAAGATGCCGTTCCGGCCGTGGATCAGCTTGAAGTAGTCGAACGTCTTCGCCGCGCCGTAGTGCGCGTCGACGGCGGCCGAGGCCCGGTCGGTGTTGACGCCGGTGCCCCAGTGGTTGTCCGCGTCGGTGAAGCGGGTCGGCACCGGGCAGCCCAGGCCGAACAGCTGGCACAGGATCGAGTCGGTCTTGTTGTTCGCGTCGGCGGTGTAGCCGTTGCCGCGGGCCGGGTCGGTCAGCGTGAAGCCGCCGGTGGCCGGGGTGGTGTCGATCCCGACCGTGCCGGAGTACAGGCTCTTGCCGTCGCCGCCCGCGGTGTGGATGTGCTGCTCGCTGACGAGCTTGGCGCCGGTCAGCGCGTCCACGGTCGTGGTGAGGTGGCTCGGCGTCCCGTCGGCCTGGGTGCCGCCGGTCGTGACCAGGTACGCCAGGCGGGGCGCGCCCTTGCGGGCCTCGATCACCAGGGACGGTTTGCCCTCGGCCTTCATCCCTCGGGACAGTATCCCGCCGGTCAGTGCCTTGGCGGTGGCACCGGCGAGCGAGATCTTCGGCGTCCGGTCGACGTTCGCCGACCGGGTCAGGGTCAGGCTGGCGTCCTTCCAGGCACCGTCCTTGGCCTGGTGCACCACGACGTCGCCGCCAAGCACCTTCAGGCCGCCGATGCTGCGGTCCATCCGGACGTGGCTGGTGCCGTCGGCGTCGACGATCACGTCGCGGACGGCGAACGCGTCGGCGCCGGTGGCCTTCAGCGTGCCGAGGTTCTGGCCGATCGCGGCCTTGACCCGAGCGGCCGCGGCGGCGGGAGACGGGCCGGGTTCGGCCTGCGGGGCGCCGGTGGCGGTCCCGGTGCCCAGGCCCAGGGCGGTGGCGGTCGCGACTGCGGTGGCAGCGGCGAGCAGGGCGGATCTGTTCATCCTCGTGCTCCTTCAAGAGTGTCCCGGGGGCCTCACGCCCCAGGAACGAGGTGCTGGAACGTTACCGCCCGGTCACCTAGGGTGGCCAGGGGTTGGGAAAAGTTCGCTTTTCCTGGTGGTCGCGCCCACTTCTGGTCCGTGCCGGGCGGTAGCGTCGCGGCATGGCGGCGACGAAGGCAATCGAGCTCGAGGTGGCTGGACGGACGGTCCGGGTGAGCAATCCCGACAAGCCGTACTTCGCGGACCGGGGGCTGACCAAGCTGGACATCGTTAAGTACTTCGTCGCGGTTGGCGACGGCATCCTCGGCGCGCTCCGGGACCGGCCGACCACGCTGGAGCGCTGGCCGGGCGGCTGGTTCGAGGGCGCGAAGCTGTCGACGCGGATGGACAACAAGGGCGACGCGTTCTACCAGAAGCGGGTCGCCAAGGGCGCGCCCGAATGGGTCGAGACGGCGACGATCAAGTTCCCGAGCGGGCGGCCCGCCGACGAGGTCTGCCCGACCGAGCTCGCGGTCGTCGCCTGGGCGGCGAACCTGGGCACGCTGACCTTTCACCCCTGGCCGGTACGACGTCCTGAGCTGGACTCGCCGGACCAGCTGCGGATCGACCTGGACCCGCAGCCGGGGACGGACTTCAAGAGCGCGGTCGCCGTGGCTCCGGCGCTGCGCGAACTACTGGCCGAGCACGGTTTGGAAGGTTTCCCGAAGACGTCGGGCGGCCGCGGGCTGCACGTGTACGTGCCGATCGAGCCGCGGTGGGATTTCATCCAGGCGCGGCGGGCGGTGATCGCGCTCGGGCGGGAGCTGTCGAAGCGGCTGCCGGACCAGGTCACGGTGAACTGGTGGAAGGAAGAGCGCGGCGAGCGGATCTTCATCGACTACAACCAGATGGCGCGGGACCGGACGATCGCCTCGGCGTACTCGGTGCGTCCGAACGCGCGAGCCCGGGTGTCGGCGCCGCTGCGGTGGGAGGAGCTGGAGGACGTCGTACCGGACGACTTCGACGTGCTGACGATGCCGGCGCGGTTCGCCGAGGTC
The Kribbella italica DNA segment above includes these coding regions:
- a CDS encoding M4 family metallopeptidase translates to MNRSALLAAATAVATATALGLGTGTATGAPQAEPGPSPAAAAARVKAAIGQNLGTLKATGADAFAVRDVIVDADGTSHVRMDRSIGGLKVLGGDVVVHQAKDGAWKDASLTLTRSANVDRTPKISLAGATAKALTGGILSRGMKAEGKPSLVIEARKGAPRLAYLVTTGGTQADGTPSHLTTTVDALTGAKLVSEQHIHTAGGDGKSLYSGTVGIDTTPATGGFTLTDPARGNGYTADANNKTDSILCQLFGLGCPVPTRFTDADNHWGTGVNTDRASAAVDAHYGAAKTFDYFKLIHGRNGIFNDGKGVPSRVHYGTNYVNAFWDGKQMTYGDGDGVVAGPLVSIDVAGHEMSHGVTTATANLTYSGESGGLNEATSDIFGTLVEFSANNTADPGDYYIGEEILKDRPALRYMDKPSKDGQSKDCWYSGIGNIDVHYSSGVANHFAYLLAEGTGPKTFGGLPHDSTTCNGTTLQGIGKDKVGKIWYRALTTYMTTGTTYAQARTATLNAATDLYGASSPERTAVAAAWSGVSVN
- a CDS encoding lamin tail domain-containing protein, with protein sequence MSAQNRSRRRLGALVVTSSLVLTGVVAVAAAPAQAASSTVVITEVYGGGGNSGASYTNDFVELTNNSSAPVDLTGWSIQYAAAAGTSWANKITLSGSIAPGGVYVAQGASGGANGQPMPAPDATGTVNMSAASGKVALVNSVTSLACATGCATAPGVIDFVGYGAANDFETAAAPGLSNTTSATRKDPAKDADNNSSEFESANPSPKTLTSAPPAEDPIPAKIHEIQGAAHLSPLNGKLVRDVTGVVTARSGNGFWFQDTAPDDDPATSEGLFVFTSSAPNVTVGDEVSVQGTVAEFRPGGSGGSDNLTTTELTNPAVTIIRSGAAIPAPAIVGPGGRVPPSTVIDDDSNGDVETTGTFQPATDGLDFWESLEGMWLGIDKPQVTGPTSSFRELSVVPAGSGLRTVRGGILLQKNDSNPERVLLDDVLAPVPDAKTGDTLAGTVTGVLDYGFGNFKFLVTQTPTVVPGPLKREKTTPSSLLQVSVATFNVENLDPSDGAAKFDGLAQAVVHNLASPDIIGLEEVQDNDGATNSGTTAADVTLNTLAAAIRKAGGPKYAWRQIDPVDGKEGGEPGGNIRVAFMYRTDRPVKFVDRAGGGSTVGTTITTDRFGRPHLSSSPGRVDPANPAWEATRVPLAGEFTWLGQSLFVVVNHFSSKGGDDPLWGRVQPPVQSSAPKRHQQAQSVRTFVDQLLAKDRGANVVVLGDLNDFDFSRTTDILVGSGKTSLIDLPRTLPAKERYSYVFEGNSQILDQILMSRNLQPASSYDVVHMNAEFPDQISDHDPQVVRLIPLPSWYR
- a CDS encoding VOC family protein; protein product: MAIVQSEGFAHVRLTVTDIVRSKAFYDQVFGWPVAADESAAVNEPGVRDDPARLYGGCVYQTPQGALFGLRPVGAEEFDADRTGLDHLSFGVSSRADLEKAATALDEAGIPRGEVTDLTEMGAAILSFQDPDDINIELSAQL
- a CDS encoding adenylate/guanylate cyclase domain-containing protein, which codes for MADAPPTPPRFMYSVAMVVLTAAALLVPLVALFLLLRAPRLDVHWEHHPSHFWLVLLTAALSAVLAQAMGSAALRRGDPRVLLVSLAFLAAAGFLALHALATPGVLLSTPNAGFVLATPVGVAAGSVGAVLSSLRFEGERSVAWMRRGRRIRAGLLVLMALWAVASVTQLPPLHDTAVPEVADGILTALAVPTVLLYGVAAARYLRMWSARPSLMLLSLVSAFVLLAEAMLALVFARNWALSWWEWHLLLLAAFVLVVAGVRIQWYEERFSDLYVAGTVAGRRELSVLFADLMRFTTFSEQHEPDEVTAMLNTYFEVVVPPVVGRHGGEVDRIIGDALMVTFNKRGDQPDHARLAAAAGLALQVAAEKVRAEHPDWPRFRVGINTGIASVSLLGTEGGRTHTVIGDTVNVASRIEGKAPGGGVAIGPATKALLPDAVTESLGPISLKGKAEPLEVYRLLALDH
- a CDS encoding FAD-dependent oxidoreductase, with product MGGEPGVRSSLREARPLLLVVDRDPLRLDRIENELERSFGVDFRVRGELTAAAALHCLDLAHELEQRVAVVLVDHELPDDERAAVLATAREAHPDARRALTIPWGAWAERTTAAAILAAMSKGDINYYVLKPWIGHDELFHRTVAEFVQEWSRNEVANLREVVVVADERSARGHAIQALLGRNGIPSAFRATGTANADLVLAEIGEPDPGDGVVVWMPAIGGTVLHDPTDVEIAEAWGVSTTLDDEQRDFDVLVIGGGPAGLATAVYASSEGLRTLVVEREAIGGQAGTSSLIRNYLGFSRGISGSELAQRGYQQAWVFGAHFALMREVVKLDALDNVFTAEIEGVGEVSAKAVVLASGVSYRRLGVPALEALTGAGVYYGASVSEAHGLTGLDACVVGGGNSAGQAVIHLARYCRQVTLVVRGPELSATMSQYLIDVIDAAPNIAVRASSEVVDGGGDGRLEQVTLRDRDTGAEEVLAADGLFVMIGAEPRTGWLPAAVGRDDHGFVAAGADAIASGLWNSSRTPQPYESTVPGLFAVGDVRCGSVKRVASAVGEGSVVVSQVHEHLKAVRIAEQAASDG
- the hemQ gene encoding hydrogen peroxide-dependent heme synthase, whose translation is MTDANQPESSTPAKPKARELNNVIRYTMWSVFKVETPLGDADRAELAAELTELVGKLAADDVVIRGWYDVEGLRADADFMVWWHAPTSDVLQTAYHALRRSRLGRHLAPIWSQLALHRPAEFNKSHIPAFLADEEARGYICVYPFVRSYEWYLLPDEERRHMLAEHGKMARGYADVRANTVASFALGDYEWILAFEADELHRMVDLMRDLRASTARRHVREEVPFYTGKRTELGELVANLA
- a CDS encoding VOC family protein, with product MERKAFPVLYVGNVRRAVDFYALLGYEQTYQFPLEGDPHYVGLERGESSLGLADTNWPEAQLGITVGTAPRFELFVYVDNVETQVESLRAAGYTIVQEPANMPWGERQAYAFDPDGNPVALATPI
- a CDS encoding protoporphyrinogen/coproporphyrinogen oxidase, giving the protein MGEDEAVDARVVVVVGGGVSGLAAAHALVSGANPPRVIVLESSPRLGGKLAGDVLEGVPVDLGAESVLARRPEGVDLIRAVGLADELVHPATTSAGLWVGDRIRAIPPTVMGVPVDPAETVDVLGEEAAARVAEEKGLPEPALTEDVAIGRYVADRMGPAVTNKLIDPLLGGVYAGRAEEISIAAAVPELYAKLKTAPSLLAATAELRATSQRRAADGKPVFAGLRGGINRLITALEADLIARGVEIHRSAPVRRITRTTTSAAAAASSGTGTPGGTGTHGAAGTAVSSGSASGTSGTPGGAGDRLVYELEAGPVPAPRFFHADAVIVATPASPAARMLAGLVPAASTELSAIQYASMAIVTLAVRKADWPDQASGSGFLVPSDEGRTIKAATYSHAKWQWSSEAGGELAVLRCSVGRLGEEYVLQRSDEELTALAAADLRKAVGLGAPVVGALVSRWGGGLPQYAVGHLDRVDRVEAAVAGEPGLAVCGAAYRGVGIAACVASGGRAATRVRAHLDALATMGS
- the msrB gene encoding peptide-methionine (R)-S-oxide reductase MsrB, whose protein sequence is MTDGTKQYAIDKTDQEWRAQLSPAEYQVLRKAGTERPYTGEYTDTKTVGVYKCRACDAELFRSETKFDSHCGWPSFFAPLAEERVEYIEDTALGMKRVEVRCANCGSHLGHVFEGEGYGTPTDLRYCINSISLTLAEA